One stretch of Paraburkholderia fungorum DNA includes these proteins:
- a CDS encoding TIGR02391 family protein has translation MSPLHPFELRNVHPGMPAKVRKLFDDGHGAEATFHAFKFVEKVVQKHSGSREIGRKLMMNVFGKATPMIKLNGLANPSEEDEQEGYQFMFAGSVAAIRNPGGHEITLSDDPDVCLDHLAFASLLLRRLERAGYK, from the coding sequence ATGAGCCCGCTTCATCCTTTCGAACTGCGCAACGTCCATCCGGGCATGCCAGCGAAGGTTCGGAAGCTGTTCGATGATGGGCATGGCGCCGAGGCGACTTTCCATGCCTTTAAGTTCGTCGAGAAAGTTGTTCAGAAGCACAGCGGCTCCCGGGAGATCGGGCGCAAGCTAATGATGAACGTGTTCGGCAAAGCGACCCCTATGATCAAACTCAATGGGCTTGCCAACCCGAGCGAAGAGGACGAGCAAGAGGGCTATCAATTCATGTTCGCAGGTTCCGTTGCAGCGATCAGGAACCCAGGCGGACATGAGATCACCCTGAGCGACGATCCAGATGTCTGCTTAGACCATCTGGCTTTTGCTTCATTGTTGCTCCGGAGACTTGAACGAGCGGGGTACAAATGA
- a CDS encoding DUF6531 domain-containing protein, which produces MLEKHSSRKIGIAMKRNKNFKVAISLATQLQAASVLFTIALGASADTTCFPLYAKSGATPGTPSCKLTVASNTPVGLGNYNCIDDLALIDQWCNTPPTPIDESTPDDSCPVADPVLPAKGVVALSEVDFQSGGASPIVFSRVYLSQPYDKNQTLMGSNWVSNWQRRIDLTGANASVPHIVAYRGFWQPVTFKLSGGAWVVPGNPGLTLTKSDDGFYYLKDEQRGTTEGYSDTTGMFYTETTRTGELREAYYDGPRLSEIVQRPVDSATSTAQNRLVLSFAYDTSGHIIAVVPPSGNAVHYSYDAKGNLASVTPPYGTLRQYFYEDVRFSNALTGVTDESGSRIATWNYDASGRVASVTHPDTTRNASLSYGSGTTTVTDLSGTSTYSFSTSDTLRPISITTPGGAVSRAWDTAGNLKQRTTPDGNTQYTWDSANRPIKAFATVAGVKTVTTIEYSDGSSLRPHLVATPGKVRAFVYDSNGNVTGYAERQTTDLTGEQGMQAIATGSQLVVGARYDGANRLLSATVTQDGKTVEDWTYTYDARGNIALTRDAVSGWQMKTVDRSNEDRAKTIASSSGQADITYDPRGRVTSFTYDEPAGIINGGLARKLQVDYEYGPDGGVSTRTGKVSTNGGWWQTISDAELDAWLTNWELGNDPVSPQANLTGVRSSADAYVPSLCVECYMAWKANLTGKLYSGELTEVLPQWGEKTELMLSDQSQVPYPTLMPDVAASAKRSMLYSSLFQGGSTAGGMVKCSGRESHESRCFDQYETDLDFCRLVAKPRGDRNYALCKANAFDRYQQCRGY; this is translated from the coding sequence ATGCTTGAAAAACATTCAAGTAGAAAAATTGGGATAGCTATGAAAAGAAATAAAAATTTCAAAGTAGCAATAAGCCTCGCAACACAACTGCAGGCCGCATCCGTGCTTTTCACGATTGCGTTAGGAGCAAGTGCAGATACAACTTGCTTCCCACTTTACGCAAAGTCTGGCGCCACACCGGGTACGCCGAGTTGCAAGCTCACCGTTGCCAGTAATACGCCAGTTGGGTTAGGCAACTATAACTGCATCGATGACCTTGCGTTGATAGATCAATGGTGCAACACCCCTCCAACACCAATTGACGAATCTACGCCCGATGACTCCTGTCCGGTGGCGGATCCAGTGCTGCCAGCCAAAGGAGTTGTCGCGCTTTCCGAAGTCGATTTCCAAAGTGGCGGCGCATCACCCATCGTGTTCTCGCGAGTCTATCTTTCGCAGCCCTACGACAAGAATCAGACGCTGATGGGGAGCAACTGGGTTAGCAACTGGCAACGACGGATTGATCTGACTGGCGCCAATGCGAGTGTGCCGCATATCGTCGCCTATCGAGGATTCTGGCAACCTGTGACCTTCAAGTTGAGCGGGGGAGCGTGGGTTGTACCAGGAAATCCCGGTCTCACTCTCACGAAATCCGACGACGGATTCTATTACTTGAAAGACGAGCAACGTGGTACGACAGAGGGTTACTCGGACACCACGGGCATGTTCTATACCGAGACAACACGCACGGGCGAGCTTCGCGAGGCTTATTACGATGGACCGCGGTTATCGGAGATTGTCCAGCGACCGGTCGATAGCGCAACAAGCACAGCACAAAACAGATTGGTGCTCAGTTTCGCCTACGACACGAGTGGCCACATCATTGCTGTAGTGCCTCCTAGCGGGAACGCGGTACATTATTCGTACGATGCGAAAGGGAATCTTGCTTCGGTTACTCCACCCTACGGGACGCTCCGTCAATATTTCTATGAAGACGTGCGTTTTTCTAATGCACTGACAGGCGTAACGGACGAATCCGGTTCTCGAATTGCAACGTGGAATTACGATGCCAGCGGTCGCGTAGCCTCGGTCACGCATCCGGATACCACTCGCAATGCTTCGCTGAGCTATGGTTCTGGCACGACAACAGTGACAGACCTGTCTGGTACCAGTACGTATAGCTTCAGTACTTCAGATACGTTGCGCCCGATTTCGATTACCACGCCTGGCGGTGCCGTATCGCGCGCGTGGGATACAGCGGGCAATCTGAAGCAGCGAACGACGCCTGACGGCAACACGCAGTACACATGGGACAGCGCTAACCGGCCAATCAAGGCATTTGCTACGGTCGCTGGGGTGAAAACCGTCACGACAATCGAATATTCTGATGGCAGTTCCCTGCGCCCTCATTTGGTCGCTACGCCAGGCAAAGTACGCGCGTTCGTCTATGACTCAAACGGTAACGTCACGGGTTATGCAGAGCGACAAACAACTGACCTGACAGGCGAACAGGGGATGCAGGCGATCGCGACGGGCAGCCAGTTGGTCGTTGGCGCACGCTACGACGGTGCAAACCGCCTTTTGTCGGCTACGGTAACCCAGGACGGCAAGACAGTAGAAGACTGGACCTACACGTACGACGCAAGGGGCAACATTGCATTAACCCGGGATGCCGTGTCGGGTTGGCAGATGAAAACGGTGGACCGCAGCAACGAAGATCGCGCGAAAACTATCGCGAGTAGTAGTGGTCAGGCAGACATTACTTACGATCCCCGCGGTCGCGTAACGAGTTTTACCTATGATGAACCGGCCGGCATTATTAATGGCGGTCTAGCTCGCAAGTTGCAGGTGGATTACGAATATGGTCCGGACGGCGGGGTGTCAACACGCACTGGGAAGGTGTCAACGAACGGAGGATGGTGGCAAACGATTAGCGATGCCGAATTAGACGCATGGCTCACTAACTGGGAATTGGGTAATGATCCCGTTTCGCCGCAGGCTAACCTCACAGGAGTCCGATCAAGCGCTGATGCCTATGTTCCAAGCCTCTGCGTTGAGTGCTATATGGCGTGGAAAGCTAACTTGACGGGCAAACTTTATAGTGGGGAGTTAACCGAGGTGCTTCCGCAGTGGGGCGAGAAAACGGAACTGATGCTGAGCGATCAGTCGCAGGTGCCATATCCGACTCTTATGCCAGATGTGGCCGCTTCCGCAAAGCGGTCAATGCTTTACAGTTCGCTCTTCCAGGGAGGAAGCACAGCGGGCGGGATGGTAAAGTGCAGCGGTCGAGAATCTCACGAATCACGATGTTTTGACCAATACGAGACGGATCTGGATTTTTGTAGACTGGTGGCTAAACCTAGAGGCGATCGAAACTACGCGCTGTGTAAAGCCAATGCTTTTGACAGATATCAACAATGCAGGGGATATTAA
- a CDS encoding PAAR domain-containing protein, producing the protein MNRHYLRIGDKSSVGGTIVEGIPQILQDGKQVSFVGAAVSCPACKSTGKIAAKGQRWPGEVMGKQLALEDDLCVCKCYPLPIMVAGQSAMHMGFESNGGAVPASATPIDSGHGSEHWVRFELKDRGSCEGLKCRAQFSDGSVAKGVVDSQNRIVFHRPNASACKTLDVLLENDSNGGSAVTEKLLAAILG; encoded by the coding sequence ATGAACCGTCACTATCTTAGAATCGGCGATAAATCATCGGTCGGCGGGACTATTGTCGAAGGCATACCGCAGATTTTGCAGGATGGGAAACAAGTATCCTTTGTCGGTGCAGCCGTGAGTTGCCCTGCGTGCAAGAGCACTGGAAAAATCGCCGCGAAGGGGCAGCGTTGGCCAGGTGAGGTGATGGGCAAACAGCTCGCACTCGAGGACGACCTGTGCGTGTGCAAATGCTATCCGCTGCCAATCATGGTGGCAGGGCAAAGCGCGATGCACATGGGCTTTGAGTCGAACGGTGGGGCGGTTCCTGCATCTGCAACGCCTATCGATAGCGGACATGGAAGCGAACACTGGGTCCGCTTCGAGCTCAAAGATCGCGGTAGCTGTGAAGGTCTGAAATGCAGGGCGCAATTCTCGGATGGTTCTGTCGCAAAGGGCGTCGTGGATTCCCAGAATCGCATCGTTTTCCATCGACCTAACGCCTCAGCCTGCAAAACACTCGACGTACTGTTAGAAAACGATAGCAACGGCGGGTCCGCCGTGACAGAAAAATTGCTAGCCGCAATTCTTGGATAA
- a CDS encoding MFS transporter yields MASPANPLHRPEAGAPSSSFEEATYRKVTWRLAPLLMLCYIVAYLDRVNVGFAKLQMTSDLGLSDAVYGFGAGIFFVGYFIFEIPSNVILHKVGARVWIARIMVSWGLISMLTMFVTTPTMFYVMRFLLGLAEAGFFPGIILYLTYWYPSHRRGRMTTWFMTAIALSGVIGGPVSGYILKSFNGLNGWHGWQWLFLLEGIPSIIVGVLVFAMLDDRIANAKWLTREEQQMLERHVAAEESAKHDMPVRQVLTNGRVLMFSLTYFSFVMGLYGVSFWLPTIIKATGVTDAFMIGLLSAIPFAAAVVAMVLVARSADRRRERRWHIALPAFFGALGLVLSVVWAHNTVLAMASLTLATMGILTTLPLFWSLPTAILAGTGAAAGIAMINSIGNLAGFLSPYLVGWLKQATAANDSGMFMLAGFMVLGGLLAVSVPARMVNK; encoded by the coding sequence ATGGCTAGTCCTGCCAATCCGCTGCACCGTCCCGAGGCGGGCGCGCCCTCTTCTTCTTTCGAAGAGGCGACCTATCGCAAGGTCACGTGGCGGCTCGCGCCGTTGCTGATGCTCTGCTACATCGTCGCGTATCTGGATCGCGTGAACGTCGGGTTCGCGAAGCTGCAGATGACCAGCGACCTGGGTCTGAGCGACGCGGTCTACGGCTTTGGCGCGGGCATTTTCTTCGTCGGCTATTTCATCTTCGAAATTCCGAGCAACGTGATTCTGCATAAGGTCGGCGCACGCGTGTGGATCGCGCGGATCATGGTGTCGTGGGGCCTCATCTCGATGCTGACCATGTTCGTCACCACGCCGACCATGTTCTACGTGATGCGCTTCCTGCTCGGTCTCGCCGAAGCGGGCTTCTTCCCCGGCATCATCCTGTACCTCACCTACTGGTACCCGTCACACCGGCGCGGGCGCATGACCACCTGGTTCATGACGGCGATTGCGTTATCGGGGGTGATCGGCGGACCGGTGTCCGGTTATATCCTCAAGAGCTTTAACGGGCTGAACGGATGGCATGGCTGGCAGTGGCTGTTTCTGCTCGAAGGCATTCCGTCGATCATCGTCGGCGTGCTGGTGTTTGCGATGCTCGATGACCGGATTGCGAACGCGAAGTGGCTCACCCGCGAAGAGCAGCAGATGCTCGAGCGTCATGTCGCGGCGGAGGAATCGGCCAAGCATGACATGCCGGTTCGGCAGGTGCTCACGAATGGGCGTGTGCTGATGTTCAGTCTCACGTACTTTTCGTTCGTGATGGGTTTGTATGGCGTGAGCTTCTGGCTGCCGACGATTATCAAGGCGACGGGCGTGACCGATGCGTTCATGATTGGGCTGTTGTCGGCGATTCCGTTTGCGGCGGCGGTTGTGGCGATGGTGCTGGTGGCGCGGAGTGCGGATCGTCGGCGCGAGCGGCGCTGGCATATTGCTTTGCCGGCTTTTTTTGGTGCCTTGGGATTGGTGTTGTCGGTTGTCTGGGCGCATAACACCGTGCTGGCGATGGCCTCTCTCACGCTCGCGACGATGGGGATTCTGACTACCCTGCCGCTGTTCTGGAGTCTGCCGACGGCGATTCTGGCGGGGACGGGCGCGGCGGCTGGGATTGCGATGATTAATTCGATTGGGAATCTGGCGGGGTTTTTGAGTCCTTATCTGGTGGGGTGGTTGAAGCAGGCTACTGCTGCTAATGATTCGGGGATGTTTATGTTGGCGGGGTTTATGGTGCTTGGGGGGTTGCTTGCGGTTAGCGTGCCGGCGCGGATGGTTAATAAGTGA
- a CDS encoding SDR family oxidoreductase — translation MRLTGKTAIVTGGGSGFGEGIAKTYAREGANVVVNDLNGAAAERVASEIALAGGKAIAVAGNVAQQADWRTLREAALDDFGSVQIVVNNAGTTHRNKPVLEVSEAEFDRVYAVNVKSIYWSVQEFVPYFRQQGGGSFINIASTAGVRPRPGLVWYNGSKGAVIIASKSLAVELGPDRIRVNCVNPVIGETALLSEFMGVEDTPQNRQKFLAGIPLGRFSTPQDIANAALYLASDEAEFITGVCLEVDGGRCV, via the coding sequence ATGCGGTTGACAGGTAAAACGGCCATCGTCACGGGTGGCGGCTCGGGTTTCGGTGAAGGCATCGCGAAGACCTATGCGCGCGAGGGGGCGAACGTCGTGGTCAACGATCTGAACGGCGCGGCCGCCGAGCGCGTGGCGAGCGAGATTGCGCTGGCTGGCGGCAAGGCGATTGCGGTGGCGGGCAACGTCGCGCAGCAGGCGGACTGGCGCACGCTGCGCGAGGCCGCGCTCGACGACTTCGGCAGCGTGCAGATCGTCGTCAACAATGCGGGGACCACGCATCGCAACAAGCCGGTACTCGAAGTGAGCGAAGCCGAGTTCGACCGCGTGTATGCGGTGAACGTCAAAAGCATTTACTGGAGCGTGCAGGAGTTCGTGCCGTATTTCCGCCAGCAAGGCGGCGGCAGCTTCATCAATATTGCGTCGACGGCGGGCGTGCGGCCGAGGCCGGGGCTCGTCTGGTACAACGGCAGCAAGGGCGCGGTGATTATCGCGAGCAAGTCGCTTGCTGTAGAACTTGGGCCGGACCGCATTCGCGTGAACTGCGTGAATCCGGTGATTGGTGAAACCGCGCTGTTATCCGAATTCATGGGCGTTGAAGACACGCCGCAGAATCGTCAAAAGTTTCTGGCGGGGATTCCGCTCGGAAGATTTTCGACGCCGCAGGATATTGCGAATGCGGCGCTTTATCTGGCTTCGGATGAGGCGGAGTTTATTACGGGTGTGTGTCTTGAAGTGGATGGGGGGCGGTGCGTTTAG
- a CDS encoding aldehyde dehydrogenase family protein, which yields MEEARHFIGGEWCAASGGETIGVLDPSDGQVFAQLARGTAADIDTAVHVARRAFEGPWGAASAAERGRILYRLSMLVAARQEELAQLEARDTGKPLKQARADAAALVRYFEFYAGAADKLHGETLPYQTGYTVLTIREPHGVTGHIVPWNYPMQIFGRSVGAALATGNACVVKPAEDACLSVLRVAELAAEAGLPAGALNIVTGYGHEAGAALAKHPGIDHISFTGSPETGKLVTQMAAENHVPVTLELGGKSPQIVFADADLDAALPVLISAIVQNAGQTCSAGSRVLIDQAIYEPLLDRLGNAFHALRVGPSKADLDCGPLINAKQQQRVWDFLSDAQHDGIAMAAHGEVIADAPESGFYQAPTLLRDVPASHRLARDEVFGPVLAAMSFRDEDEALALANGTQYGLVAGIWTRDGARQMRLARRLRSGQVFINNYGAGGGVELPFGGVKHSGHGREKGFEALYGFTVLKTIAIRHG from the coding sequence ATGGAAGAAGCACGACACTTCATCGGCGGCGAGTGGTGTGCCGCCTCGGGCGGCGAGACGATCGGCGTGCTCGATCCGTCCGACGGACAGGTCTTCGCGCAACTCGCACGCGGCACCGCCGCCGATATCGACACCGCGGTCCACGTCGCGCGCCGCGCGTTCGAAGGTCCGTGGGGCGCGGCGAGCGCCGCCGAACGCGGGCGGATCCTCTACCGGCTCTCGATGCTGGTCGCCGCCCGCCAGGAAGAACTGGCCCAACTCGAAGCACGCGACACCGGCAAACCGCTCAAGCAGGCACGCGCCGACGCCGCCGCCCTCGTCCGCTATTTCGAGTTCTATGCAGGTGCCGCCGACAAGTTGCACGGCGAAACGCTGCCCTACCAGACCGGCTATACGGTGCTGACCATCCGCGAGCCACACGGTGTGACCGGCCATATCGTGCCGTGGAATTATCCGATGCAGATTTTCGGCCGCAGCGTCGGCGCGGCGCTTGCCACCGGCAATGCGTGCGTCGTCAAACCGGCAGAGGATGCGTGCCTGTCCGTGTTGCGCGTCGCCGAACTGGCCGCCGAAGCAGGCTTGCCTGCGGGCGCGCTGAACATCGTCACCGGCTACGGACATGAAGCGGGCGCGGCGCTCGCGAAGCATCCCGGCATCGACCACATTTCCTTCACAGGATCGCCAGAAACCGGCAAGCTCGTCACGCAAATGGCCGCCGAGAACCATGTGCCGGTCACGCTCGAACTGGGCGGTAAATCCCCGCAAATCGTCTTCGCCGACGCCGATCTCGACGCCGCCCTGCCCGTGCTGATCTCGGCCATCGTGCAGAACGCCGGGCAGACCTGTTCGGCGGGCAGTCGCGTGCTGATCGACCAGGCCATTTACGAACCGCTGCTCGACCGCCTGGGCAACGCGTTTCATGCGTTGCGTGTGGGCCCATCGAAAGCCGATCTCGACTGCGGGCCGTTGATCAACGCCAAGCAACAACAACGCGTGTGGGATTTTCTGTCCGACGCGCAGCACGACGGCATCGCCATGGCGGCTCACGGCGAAGTGATTGCCGACGCGCCGGAAAGCGGTTTCTATCAAGCGCCCACGTTATTGCGCGACGTGCCTGCGAGCCACCGTCTCGCACGCGACGAAGTGTTCGGCCCGGTGCTCGCCGCGATGTCCTTCCGCGACGAAGACGAAGCGCTCGCGTTAGCCAACGGCACGCAGTACGGCCTGGTCGCCGGCATCTGGACGCGCGACGGTGCGCGGCAAATGCGGCTCGCGCGGCGCTTGCGCTCGGGGCAGGTGTTCATCAACAACTATGGCGCGGGCGGCGGCGTCGAATTGCCGTTCGGCGGCGTCAAGCATTCGGGCCATGGGCGTGAGAAAGGCTTTGAAGCGCTGTACGGATTCACCGTGTTGAAGACTATCGCGATCCGGCACGGCTAA
- the ppa gene encoding inorganic diphosphatase — protein sequence MSFNNVPAGKDLPQDFNVIIEIPAQSDPVKYEADKETGLLHVDRFIGTGMRYPANYGYIPQTLSGDGDPVDVLVLTPFPLLAGSVVRARALGMLQMTDESGVDAKLVAVAHDKVCPMTADLKSIDDVPAYLKDQIKHFFEQYKALEKGKWVKVEGWAGIEAAHKEITEGVANFKK from the coding sequence ATGAGCTTCAATAACGTACCCGCAGGCAAAGACCTTCCGCAAGATTTCAACGTCATCATCGAAATCCCGGCGCAAAGCGATCCGGTCAAGTACGAAGCTGACAAGGAAACGGGCCTGCTTCATGTCGACCGTTTCATCGGCACCGGCATGCGCTATCCGGCGAACTACGGTTACATTCCGCAAACGCTGTCGGGCGACGGCGACCCGGTCGACGTGCTGGTGCTCACGCCGTTCCCGCTGCTGGCAGGCTCGGTGGTTCGCGCACGCGCGCTCGGCATGCTGCAAATGACCGACGAATCGGGCGTGGACGCGAAGCTCGTCGCCGTGGCGCACGACAAGGTCTGCCCGATGACCGCCGACCTCAAGTCGATCGACGACGTCCCGGCGTACCTGAAAGACCAGATCAAGCACTTCTTCGAGCAATACAAGGCGCTGGAGAAGGGCAAGTGGGTGAAGGTCGAAGGCTGGGCAGGCATCGAAGCCGCGCACAAGGAAATCACCGAAGGCGTCGCGAACTTCAAGAAGTAA
- a CDS encoding FUSC family protein, which yields MMNRKLHPSSPRWSNRLYRIATTIYRKRPVWMVSFSASEASLSEGLRAACASTAMLAVGNVLHDPIFAWAAIGAFWTCLADAAGSNRARFASMMGFALLSTLCGGITSFASGSSAVFAALAVLAFTTLGAFGRIWGAATSQVTILAATACVVMVDRPMHSVRAGLAFLGVYLVGCLFAIALSLTVWRIHPFGASRSSLRTVYLRLADIALDSARLLEQRAIPRDWATHAAKFRADARAALERSRKLLANVPPSRTGSRETYDTLLGLLTDSEALFAYLIAVSGACERAPADAWRAKRAARLLGAIGEVLRGIGAAAGEGRFERLADFQRRLRRLAQRLENALMEPVKLKSDFELVDFAPAYEQPAKWTESAARLMTWIVSTLKANQSWQSVGLRHAARVGVTTTTGFLVIRALGLPFGYWATMATLLILQPSIAATWPRSIERAAGSIVGGVLAAAIGYAIHSPLGISLAVFPLVMATMALRPVSYSLFVLFLTPTFVLVADFATPGASEFSFAITRLGNNVLGCVLALLATFYLWPTREKVDYRAYLGKAVRANLAYLRAALESPRRSEKEMEQLRRAAGLASNNAEEVIGRIRLEKLEDSMVDTVTLTVLSLSRRMAGTATQLRLTTTRRERHDELMAWVAAMSADIDAALNRTLKPVRHELPARENLTSLEADAVGEMARMHRLLTERMREARG from the coding sequence ATGATGAACCGAAAGCTTCACCCGTCGTCGCCACGCTGGTCGAACCGGCTGTACAGGATTGCGACGACGATCTATCGCAAGCGTCCGGTATGGATGGTGTCGTTCTCCGCGAGCGAGGCGAGTCTGTCTGAAGGGCTGAGAGCCGCGTGTGCGTCGACGGCCATGCTCGCGGTGGGCAATGTGCTGCACGATCCGATCTTCGCGTGGGCCGCGATCGGCGCGTTCTGGACCTGTCTCGCCGATGCCGCCGGTTCCAACCGGGCCCGTTTCGCGTCGATGATGGGCTTTGCGCTGCTGTCTACGTTGTGCGGCGGCATCACCTCTTTTGCGTCGGGCTCGAGCGCTGTATTCGCGGCACTGGCGGTGCTCGCGTTCACGACACTCGGCGCATTCGGCCGCATCTGGGGTGCAGCCACCTCGCAGGTGACGATCCTCGCGGCGACCGCCTGCGTGGTCATGGTCGACCGGCCGATGCACAGCGTTCGCGCGGGCCTCGCGTTTCTCGGCGTGTATCTGGTCGGCTGCCTGTTTGCGATCGCGCTGAGCCTGACCGTGTGGCGCATTCATCCGTTCGGCGCGAGCCGGTCGTCGTTGCGCACGGTGTATCTGCGGCTCGCCGACATTGCACTCGACAGCGCGCGTCTGCTCGAACAACGCGCTATTCCACGCGATTGGGCCACCCACGCCGCCAAGTTCCGCGCCGATGCCCGTGCTGCATTGGAGCGGTCGCGCAAGTTACTGGCAAACGTGCCTCCATCGAGAACAGGCAGTCGCGAAACCTACGACACCTTGCTCGGTCTTCTCACCGACAGCGAAGCGCTGTTCGCGTATCTGATCGCCGTCTCGGGCGCATGCGAACGCGCTCCCGCCGACGCATGGCGCGCGAAACGCGCAGCCCGATTGCTGGGCGCGATTGGCGAGGTGCTGCGCGGTATCGGCGCGGCGGCGGGTGAAGGCCGCTTCGAGCGTCTAGCCGATTTCCAGCGACGTCTGCGCCGACTCGCGCAACGGCTCGAAAACGCGTTGATGGAACCGGTAAAGCTGAAGTCCGACTTCGAACTGGTCGACTTCGCGCCCGCTTACGAGCAGCCTGCGAAGTGGACGGAGAGCGCCGCCCGCCTGATGACGTGGATCGTCTCCACGCTCAAGGCCAATCAGTCGTGGCAATCCGTCGGCTTGCGCCATGCGGCGCGCGTCGGCGTGACGACCACCACCGGCTTTCTCGTGATCCGCGCGCTGGGGTTGCCGTTCGGCTACTGGGCGACCATGGCGACGCTGCTGATCCTGCAGCCGTCGATTGCGGCGACCTGGCCGCGCAGTATCGAGCGCGCGGCGGGCAGTATTGTCGGCGGTGTGCTGGCGGCGGCAATCGGTTACGCGATTCATTCGCCGCTCGGCATTTCGCTCGCCGTCTTCCCGCTGGTGATGGCGACGATGGCGCTGCGTCCCGTCAGCTACAGCCTGTTCGTGCTGTTTCTCACGCCGACCTTCGTGCTGGTCGCCGACTTCGCGACGCCAGGCGCGAGCGAATTCTCGTTTGCAATCACGCGGCTCGGCAATAACGTGCTCGGCTGCGTGCTCGCTTTGCTGGCCACGTTCTACCTTTGGCCGACGCGCGAGAAAGTCGACTACCGCGCGTATCTGGGCAAAGCGGTACGCGCGAATCTCGCGTATCTGCGGGCTGCGCTGGAGTCGCCGCGCCGCAGTGAGAAGGAGATGGAGCAGTTGCGTCGCGCGGCGGGTCTTGCCAGCAACAACGCGGAAGAAGTCATCGGACGGATTCGTTTGGAGAAGCTCGAAGATTCGATGGTCGATACGGTGACGCTGACGGTGTTGAGCCTGTCGCGCCGGATGGCGGGGACGGCCACGCAATTGCGTCTGACTACGACGCGGCGCGAGCGTCACGATGAACTGATGGCATGGGTCGCGGCAATGAGTGCCGATATCGACGCCGCGTTGAACCGTACGCTAAAACCGGTCCGGCACGAGCTTCCGGCACGTGAGAATCTGACGTCGCTCGAAGCGGATGCAGTGGGCGAAATGGCGCGGATGCACCGCTTGCTTACCGAGCGGATGCGTGAGGCGAGGGGGTAA
- a CDS encoding GNAT family N-acetyltransferase — translation MNQERFDYRTGILASPSEVDAAEWNALLAQQSQPTPFLRHEFLSALHATRCAVADTGWAPQFVTLTDPRTDKLVAAAPVYLKGHSYGEYVFDWAWADAYKRNGLPYYPKLLCAVPFTPVQGNRLLSADTHALRHLAATLMAFAEQADVSSLHVLFPTETEANALTGLGMMQREGVQFHWLNDGYRNFDDFLSTLEQKKRKNIRAERRKVQEAGVTMRRIRGEDIQDADWRFFSKCYRQTYREHFSSPYLNLDFFRMIGASMPENLLLVIAEYEGKPIASSLVVYQRDGKNGGTLYGRYWGALEHVPCLHFETAYYQPLEFCIEEKLGVFEGGAQGEHKMARGFLPTVTRSAHWLAHPAFADAVGHFLDNEKNSIHAYVDELREHNPFKG, via the coding sequence TTGAACCAGGAACGCTTTGATTATCGCACGGGCATTCTCGCGTCGCCCTCCGAGGTGGACGCCGCCGAATGGAACGCCCTCCTCGCGCAACAGTCGCAACCCACGCCGTTTTTGCGGCACGAGTTCCTGAGCGCGCTGCACGCGACCCGATGCGCGGTCGCCGATACCGGCTGGGCGCCGCAATTCGTCACGCTCACCGATCCGCGCACGGACAAGCTCGTAGCGGCCGCGCCCGTGTATCTGAAGGGGCACTCGTATGGGGAGTATGTGTTCGATTGGGCCTGGGCCGATGCATATAAACGCAACGGTCTGCCCTACTACCCGAAGCTGCTGTGCGCAGTGCCGTTCACGCCGGTGCAAGGCAACCGGTTACTGTCCGCGGATACGCATGCATTGCGCCATCTCGCGGCCACGCTGATGGCGTTTGCCGAACAGGCCGACGTGTCGTCGCTGCATGTGCTGTTTCCGACTGAGACCGAAGCGAACGCGCTGACCGGTCTCGGCATGATGCAGCGTGAAGGCGTGCAGTTTCACTGGCTCAACGACGGCTATCGCAACTTCGACGATTTCCTCTCGACGCTCGAACAGAAGAAGCGCAAGAACATTCGCGCGGAGCGTCGCAAGGTGCAGGAAGCGGGCGTGACGATGCGCCGGATTCGCGGCGAAGATATTCAGGACGCGGACTGGCGCTTCTTCAGCAAGTGTTATCGGCAGACTTATCGCGAGCACTTTTCGAGTCCGTATCTGAACCTCGACTTCTTCCGGATGATCGGTGCGTCGATGCCGGAAAACCTGTTGCTCGTGATCGCGGAATACGAGGGCAAGCCGATTGCGAGTTCGCTCGTGGTGTATCAGCGCGATGGGAAAAACGGCGGCACGTTGTATGGCCGTTACTGGGGCGCGCTGGAACATGTACCGTGTCTGCACTTCGAAACGGCTTACTATCAGCCGCTCGAATTCTGCATCGAGGAAAAGCTTGGGGTGTTCGAAGGCGGCGCTCAAGGCGAGCACAAGATGGCGCGAGGTTTCCTGCCCACGGTGACGCGTTCCGCGCATTGGCTCGCGCATCCCGCTTTCGCCGATGCGGTGGGCCACTTCCTCGATAACGAAAAGAACAGCATCCACGCGTACGTGGACGAGCTGCGCGAACACAATCCGTTCAAAGGCTGA